The Theobroma cacao cultivar B97-61/B2 unplaced genomic scaffold, Criollo_cocoa_genome_V2, whole genome shotgun sequence sequence CATCCGATGCATTAGCAAAGTTGCCAAGGATAAAACTCCCATCAAGGGAGGAGGAAAAAAAGGCTTCAATAGAGCCACCTGATGCCTGGTATGCGATTGATTTGGTTTGTTTGGCCCTTGGACTCATCGTTGGGTTTTAGGAAATGTTAGGGAATTCAAATGAAAGATTCAGTGCAAAAGTGAAGATTATGGAGGCTAAGgattttagggtttagggtttgaTGAAATCTTCTATGTAGGAGgctgaaaaatgatgaaagatgaggTTGAGTTGAGAGGATTTGGGAGACAAATGCGGTTAGGTGGTTTAGGAGATATGAtgaaaaaagatgaaaattcACATGCTTTATACATACCATACACGTTGAATATAATTACCAGTAATGCAATACCAGATCAAGAAGTGACGTAATGAATTTATATACAAGTCACGAAATCTGAGATGAAAATTGCCATGCTTCTGAAAGACTTAAAAATTGCTTACCATGATTCTCACATGCCAGTCACGCAAACCCAAATTGAAGCTATGCCAactaactagtcacgcaatgacCTTTTTACTCAATCAAGCAACGTATGAAACCCAAGGCACGACATGAACCATAAAAATGTAACCTAAAGCCCAATTCACTATGCAcacattgaataaaaaatagtcACACAATGCATATGTCACGTTTTTCTGTCAAAACCAATGACACAATTCCTTTCCCATCCAGTCATACGATGCACTATATCACCTTATGATAATTATTTAATGAGAATATTGTAATAGTTAAATTTCTAGGGAAGGTCATTATAATTTATAGGACAAATACAACATAATAGATAGGTTGTTGCAAAATGGTGAATTTCTAGAAAGATGATGAACAAGAgctaagaaagaagaaaaagaaaattaggaaAGAGGTGAGAAAAATCTATTGAACCCAAAACAACATAGAGCCTCCTCGTTACATGAAAACATAAACCtctcatatatatacatggtTGAGCGAGGTGAGAGAAAATAAACAACTAACAAAAAAGGCCACCTAGCCACTGCAAGCAACGGAGGAATATTTTGCATTGGAGGTTTAGGCTTAAAAATGTGCAGCAGTTTAACAAAATGAGATATGGAAAAGGTTTCGTAAATGCACAAGAtataatttattcaattttctgtATACAAACATTATTAACAGTACGTTTCTGATGTGAAATCATATGAAGAAATAATCTCGAACTGTTCTTTTTGCATTTCTCTCTATTAATTGATACAACAAAGACTAATTTGGAGATAATACATAACAATGTTACTTTACgtattaagaaagaaataaaaaatgtaaaaagtaACTATCCAAACTATTTGCAAAATTTGCAAGGGCAAAACCTTTTCGAAGGCCTTTTATTGTGTTTGCCTTTAGGGTCTGTTCTGCCACACTGATCAACCACTGCATAAAAGCGATAACCCAATCCCTACAACTAGGCGAATCTTGTTGTATCGAGGTTTTATCATTTAATTGATACCTTATCCACGTCCAAGTCGCTTTTGACAACACGTGTGCTTAAAGTACCCGTCTTGGTGACATAAAATGAGAAACAATCCTGTTAGTGGACCTATCTACTAATCACACAAGTTAGACTTAATTACATCTCTCTGACTGTACGATGAGTCAACTAACATCATACTCCATTTTAGTAAGTAGATATGCACTACCACCCAGTGGTCGTCAAAATGGCATGATACGAGAATTAAGTCCACCTCATGCCATTGCAAACCCCATGGAGGACTCCCACCCTTAGCATATTCAAGCAGATGTTCTAGCAAAACCACCTGAGTCAGCTTGAATGTCTTATTGCTCGAGGGAGGCTTCATTTCATGGCTTAGACCCAGCAAAATAAGCTATGAATTAAGTTATGCTCAATAGTTAAATGCCATGAACTAAAACCCTAcaca is a genomic window containing:
- the LOC108663881 gene encoding uncharacterized protein LOC108663881, with product MSHSEKVNISGIKTQEGLEYFRRLEKQNEWLDNQHIDACISIMCKWAHEHYPQLYKQKICILDTYFYLILLGLSHEMKPPSSNKTFKLTQVVLLEHLLEYAKGGSPPWGLQWHEVDLILVSCHFDDHWVVVHIYLLKWSMMLVDSSYSQRDVIKSNLCD